Part of the Desulfobacterales bacterium genome is shown below.
CTTGTCGCTGAAGCCGGCGGCGAGGCTGTTGCGGTGCGTGTGAATATAGTCTCTGAAAAAGAAGTCCAGCAGTTTTTTAAAAAAGTAACGGATGAGACCGGAAGGATTGATGTTCTGGTCAACAATGCCGGGATTACCCGCGATGGCTTGATGGTCCGGATGAGTGAATCGGATTGGGATGACGTCATGAACACCAATCTGAAGGGAGTGTTTCTCTGCACGAAGATGGCGGCCAAAGTCATGATGAAGCAGCGTAGCGGGAAGATCGTTAACATAACGTCTATTGTCGGTGTAACCGGAAATCCGGGACAGGTAAATTATTCGGCGTCCAAGGCCGGAATTATCGGTTTGACCAAGTCGTCGGCCAAAGAGCTGGCGATTCGTGGAATTACCGTTAACGCAGTTGCTCCGGGCTATATCAAGACGGATATGACAGCGAAGTTACCGGAGAGGGTAAAAGAAGCCATGACGGGTCAGATACCGCTTGGCAGAGCCGGTTCGCCTGAAGATGTCGCTTCAGTTGTGGCGTTTCTGACATCAGACA
Proteins encoded:
- the fabG gene encoding 3-oxoacyl-[acyl-carrier-protein] reductase — encoded protein: MMTKRTVIVTGGSRGIGRAICLSFAAPHTRIYLNYAASTEAAEETCRLVAEAGGEAVAVRVNIVSEKEVQQFFKKVTDETGRIDVLVNNAGITRDGLMVRMSESDWDDVMNTNLKGVFLCTKMAAKVMMKQRSGKIVNITSIVGVTGNPGQVNYSASKAGIIGLTKSSAKELAIRGITVNAVAPGYIKTDMTAKLPERVKEAMTGQIPLGRAGSPEDVASVVAFLTSDSADYITGQVIHVSGGMFI